The following coding sequences lie in one Variovorax terrae genomic window:
- a CDS encoding dienelactone hydrolase family protein, producing the protein MRCLIRWMVGAGLLALACVAGAQPAPRVQPDVARLTLNIGGKPTEVVTHLYKPAGDGPFPLVIFSHGRAGARIDRVKLQYPVAVGHANYWLNKGVAVMAPVRPGYGDTGGTDREDSHANWSGNLCTGNPDFTTSAGNARETVVAAYQWALQQPWVRKDRILLEGQSVGGMTTVATGALNLPGVVGFVNFAGGSGGYPEVSPGKSCKPGNLTETYRAYGQLAKEPSLWLYAENDLYWGAEAPRQWHEAFKAGGSDTELVQTGPVEGRDGHQLLIYGGKMWSGPLNAFVKKVGLLSP; encoded by the coding sequence GTGCGGTGTCTGATTCGTTGGATGGTGGGGGCCGGCCTGCTGGCGCTGGCCTGCGTGGCGGGGGCGCAGCCGGCGCCGCGGGTGCAGCCCGATGTCGCCCGGCTCACGCTCAACATCGGCGGCAAGCCAACGGAGGTGGTGACCCACCTCTACAAGCCGGCCGGCGACGGGCCGTTTCCGCTGGTGATCTTCTCGCACGGGCGGGCCGGGGCGCGCATCGACCGCGTCAAGCTGCAGTACCCGGTGGCGGTGGGCCATGCCAACTACTGGCTCAACAAGGGCGTGGCCGTGATGGCCCCGGTGCGCCCCGGCTATGGCGACACCGGGGGCACCGACCGCGAGGACTCCCATGCCAACTGGAGCGGCAACCTCTGCACCGGCAACCCCGACTTCACCACTTCGGCCGGCAACGCGCGCGAGACCGTGGTGGCCGCCTACCAGTGGGCGCTGCAGCAGCCCTGGGTGCGCAAGGACCGCATCCTGCTCGAAGGCCAGTCGGTCGGCGGCATGACCACGGTGGCCACCGGCGCGCTGAACCTGCCCGGCGTGGTGGGCTTCGTCAATTTTGCTGGCGGCTCGGGCGGCTACCCCGAAGTCTCGCCCGGCAAGAGCTGCAAGCCCGGCAACCTCACCGAAACCTATCGCGCCTATGGCCAGCTTGCCAAGGAGCCCAGCCTGTGGCTCTATGCCGAGAACGACCTGTACTGGGGCGCCGAGGCGCCGCGCCAGTGGCATGAGGCGTTCAAGGCCGGCGGCAGCGACACCGAGTTGGTGCAGACCGGCCCGGTGGAAGGCCGCGACGGCCACCAGTTGCTGATCTACGGCGGCAAGATGTGGAGCGGGCCGCTGAACGCCTTCGTGAAGAAGGTCGGCCTGCTCTCTCCCTGA
- a CDS encoding class III extradiol dioxygenase family protein, producing MARILGGLTTSHVPAIGGAIAKGLQQQPYWKPFFDGFLPVRAWLDEVKPDVAMVFYNDHGLNFFLDKMPTFAVGAAPEYRNADEGWGLPTLPPFQGAPELSWHLINHLVAREFDITTCQEMLVDHAFALPLKLFWPEGPCPVRTVPVCINTVQFPLPSARRCVALGKAVGEALASWDSDQKVVVIGTGGLSHQLDGERAGFINKPFDLKFMQSLIEEPEWATRFSIPELVEKTGTQGVELLMWLAARAAVPGPVRRVHSNYHIPISNTAAGMMALAAA from the coding sequence ATGGCCCGGATCCTCGGTGGCCTCACCACCTCGCATGTGCCCGCCATCGGCGGCGCCATCGCCAAGGGGCTGCAGCAGCAGCCGTACTGGAAGCCTTTCTTCGACGGCTTCCTGCCGGTGCGCGCCTGGCTCGATGAGGTCAAGCCCGACGTCGCCATGGTGTTCTACAACGACCACGGCCTCAACTTCTTCCTCGACAAGATGCCCACCTTCGCCGTGGGCGCGGCGCCTGAGTACCGCAACGCGGACGAAGGCTGGGGCCTGCCGACGCTGCCGCCGTTCCAGGGCGCGCCCGAGTTGTCGTGGCACCTCATCAACCACCTGGTGGCGCGTGAGTTCGACATCACCACCTGCCAGGAGATGCTGGTGGACCATGCCTTCGCGCTGCCGCTCAAGCTGTTCTGGCCCGAGGGGCCGTGCCCGGTGCGCACGGTGCCGGTCTGCATCAACACCGTGCAGTTCCCGCTGCCCAGCGCCCGGCGCTGCGTGGCGCTCGGCAAAGCCGTGGGCGAGGCCCTCGCGTCGTGGGACAGCGACCAGAAGGTGGTGGTGATCGGCACCGGCGGCCTGAGCCACCAGCTCGACGGCGAGCGCGCGGGCTTCATCAACAAGCCGTTCGACCTCAAATTCATGCAGAGCCTGATCGAGGAGCCCGAGTGGGCCACCCGGTTCAGCATCCCCGAACTGGTGGAGAAGACCGGCACCCAGGGCGTGGAACTGCTGATGTGGCTGGCCGCGCGCGCTGCCGTGCCGGGCCCGGTGCGCCGGGTGCACAGCAACTACCACATCCCCATCAGCAACACCGCCGCCGGCATGATGGCGCTGGCCGCCGCCTGA
- a CDS encoding protocatechuate 4,5-dioxygenase subunit alpha gives MAPSTPVSIPGTTLFDGIQARKGYALNKMCFSFNSAENRAAFKADEDAYVRTYGLSHEQAHAIRARDVLGLLAAGGNVYYLAKFAGILGLDVQDLGALQTGLSKEAFKARLVAQNDQPETLEA, from the coding sequence ATGGCCCCTTCAACCCCGGTTTCCATTCCCGGCACCACTTTGTTCGACGGCATTCAAGCCCGCAAGGGCTATGCCCTCAACAAGATGTGCTTCTCGTTCAACAGCGCCGAGAATCGCGCGGCGTTCAAGGCCGACGAGGACGCCTATGTACGCACCTACGGCCTGAGCCACGAGCAGGCGCATGCCATCCGCGCGCGCGACGTGCTCGGCCTGCTGGCCGCCGGCGGCAACGTCTACTACCTGGCCAAGTTCGCGGGCATCCTGGGCCTGGACGTGCAGGACCTCGGGGCCCTCCAGACCGGCCTGAGCAAGGAGGCCTTCAAGGCGCGCCTCGTCGCGCAGAACGATCAACCCGAAACGCTGGAGGCTTGA
- a CDS encoding HAMP domain-containing sensor histidine kinase yields the protein MAEPVRAGRHGRWHHRARHALGHSLRVRLVVLFLLLALATTVAFVGGMQKALGVGWRNAARPLVMDYVDRLAADIGSPPSVERARALSERLPLSVRISGPLVNWQSDNAPPARHSYERGRWLRGPPGLDDAPLLSRTTADGHRLDFGLSLSAWQNQPRRVGWITLAVLLALTAVAYLYVRRLLRPLDDIRDGAQRFGAGEFGQPIPIRRRDELGVLAQGINTMAHDLHQMLDAKRALLLAISHELRSPLTRARLNTELLPDLPGVQAPRDALLRDLAAMRDLVTDLLESERLGQGHAALHLEATDLGELAREVAREVAAGQPAGGAGQGTGIELHIAPGLPALMLDRTRMRLLVRNLLDNALRHSAQAPLPPELHLGPAERGGLTLSVRDHGPGVPEDQLPHLAEPFYRPDVARERATGGVGLGLYLCRLVAQAHGADWRVRNAEPGLEVRVGLRAEAGRR from the coding sequence GTGGCTGAGCCGGTGCGGGCCGGCCGGCACGGGCGCTGGCACCACCGCGCGCGCCACGCGCTGGGCCACTCGCTGCGCGTGCGGCTGGTGGTGCTGTTCCTGCTGCTGGCTCTGGCCACCACCGTGGCCTTCGTCGGCGGCATGCAGAAGGCTCTGGGCGTGGGCTGGCGCAACGCCGCGCGCCCGCTGGTGATGGACTACGTGGACCGCCTCGCGGCCGACATCGGCAGCCCGCCCAGCGTGGAGCGCGCCCGCGCGCTCAGCGAGCGCCTGCCCCTGAGCGTGCGCATCAGCGGCCCGCTGGTGAACTGGCAGTCGGACAACGCGCCGCCCGCGCGGCACTCGTACGAGCGCGGCCGCTGGCTGCGCGGCCCGCCGGGGCTGGACGATGCGCCGCTGCTGAGCCGCACCACGGCCGACGGCCATCGCCTCGATTTCGGGCTGAGCCTCAGCGCCTGGCAGAACCAGCCGCGCCGCGTGGGCTGGATCACGCTGGCCGTGCTGCTGGCCCTGACCGCCGTGGCCTACCTCTACGTGCGCCGCCTGCTGCGCCCGCTGGACGACATCCGCGATGGCGCGCAGCGCTTCGGCGCGGGCGAGTTCGGCCAGCCCATCCCCATCCGTCGGCGCGACGAACTCGGCGTGCTGGCGCAGGGCATCAACACCATGGCGCACGACCTGCACCAGATGCTGGACGCCAAGCGCGCCCTGCTGCTGGCCATCAGCCATGAGCTGCGCAGCCCGCTCACGCGCGCGCGGCTCAACACCGAGCTGCTGCCCGACCTGCCCGGGGTGCAGGCGCCGCGCGACGCCTTGCTGCGCGACCTGGCCGCGATGCGCGACCTGGTGACCGACCTGCTGGAGAGCGAGCGCTTGGGCCAGGGCCATGCCGCGCTGCACCTGGAAGCCACGGACCTGGGCGAACTGGCCCGGGAAGTGGCGCGCGAGGTGGCGGCCGGCCAGCCTGCCGGCGGCGCAGGGCAGGGAACAGGCATCGAGTTGCACATCGCACCGGGCCTGCCCGCGCTGATGCTGGACCGCACCCGCATGCGCCTGCTCGTGCGCAACCTGCTGGACAACGCGCTGCGCCACAGCGCGCAGGCGCCGCTGCCGCCCGAGCTGCACCTGGGCCCGGCCGAGCGCGGCGGCCTTACCTTGAGCGTGCGCGACCATGGCCCCGGCGTGCCCGAGGACCAGCTGCCGCATCTGGCCGAGCCCTTCTATCGCCCCGACGTGGCCCGCGAACGCGCCACCGGCGGCGTGGGCCTGGGGCTGTACCTGTGCCGGCTGGTGGCGCAGGCGCATGGCGCCGACTGGCGCGTGCGCAATGCGGAGCCCGGTCTGGAGGTACGGGTGGGGTTGCGAGCCGAAGCCGGCAGGCGCTGA
- a CDS encoding response regulator transcription factor has protein sequence MPRILLIDDDEQLGPPLAAYFARFELQLEHATRPSDGLARLRRGGFDAAILDVMLPEMDGFELCRTIRKDSDLPVIMLTARGEVMDRVVGLELGADDYLPKPFEPRELVARVQTVLRRRTAAPRPGAAARLAFEGGLEIDPATRTVLRGGQKLELTSTEFDLLHLLAREAGKVFSRDDILNHLRGHEAELYTRAVDIVVSRLRRKLEPLDCIKTLRNAGYSLALARSGGAPRG, from the coding sequence ATGCCCCGCATCCTGCTGATTGACGACGACGAACAGCTGGGCCCGCCGCTGGCCGCGTACTTCGCGCGCTTCGAGCTGCAGCTCGAGCACGCCACGCGGCCCAGCGACGGCCTGGCGCGGCTGCGGCGCGGCGGCTTCGATGCCGCCATCCTCGACGTGATGCTGCCCGAGATGGACGGCTTCGAGCTCTGCCGCACCATCCGCAAGGACAGCGACCTGCCCGTCATCATGCTCACCGCGCGCGGCGAGGTGATGGACCGCGTGGTGGGGCTGGAGCTGGGCGCCGACGACTACCTGCCCAAGCCCTTCGAGCCGCGCGAGCTGGTGGCGCGCGTGCAGACCGTGCTGCGCCGCCGCACGGCCGCACCCCGGCCCGGCGCCGCCGCGCGGCTGGCGTTCGAAGGCGGGCTGGAAATCGACCCCGCCACCCGCACCGTGCTGCGCGGCGGGCAGAAGCTGGAGCTGACCAGCACCGAGTTCGACCTGCTGCACCTGTTGGCGCGCGAGGCTGGCAAGGTGTTCAGCCGCGACGACATCCTCAACCACCTGCGCGGCCACGAGGCCGAGCTCTACACCCGCGCGGTGGACATCGTGGTGAGCCGCCTGCGCCGCAAGCTCGAACCGCTGGACTGCATCAAGACCCTGCGCAACGCCGGCTACTCGCTCGCGCTGGCGCGCAGCGGCGGAGCGCCGCGTGGCTGA
- a CDS encoding Spy/CpxP family protein refolding chaperone, with product MRPWIKRTLFGLLGAGIAFGGLTACGHRYDGHGWQMSAEDSAKMRGRMIERVSSKLDLNADQKQRLGVLADKLQEQRAALAGQGDPRAQVQALVAGDKFDRSRAQALVTEKTAALNSKSPEVIAALADFYDSLNPAQQQKVREFMQRRHGWRRG from the coding sequence ATGCGACCCTGGATCAAACGTACCTTGTTCGGCCTGCTGGGCGCCGGCATCGCTTTCGGCGGCCTGACGGCCTGCGGCCATCGCTACGACGGCCACGGCTGGCAGATGAGTGCCGAGGACTCGGCCAAGATGCGCGGCCGGATGATCGAGCGCGTGAGCAGCAAGCTCGATCTCAACGCCGACCAGAAACAGCGCCTGGGCGTGCTGGCCGACAAGCTGCAGGAGCAGCGTGCCGCGCTGGCGGGCCAGGGCGACCCGCGCGCCCAGGTGCAGGCCCTGGTGGCCGGCGACAAGTTCGACCGCAGCCGGGCGCAGGCGCTCGTCACCGAGAAGACCGCTGCGCTCAACAGCAAGAGCCCGGAAGTGATCGCGGCCCTGGCCGACTTCTATGACAGCCTCAACCCCGCGCAGCAGCAGAAGGTGCGCGAATTCATGCAGCGCCGCCACGGCTGGCGGCGCGGCTGA
- a CDS encoding sensor domain-containing diguanylate cyclase, which translates to MGWVLAGCFSVAWAAPIEVDAAASELDVTAQTDYWIDHTGQLDAATVAVLAPSLPFEPSASTLTHRLGDGALWQRLVLQPLPAGQRWFLQVSFHGLDQVGLFYQDADGHWVAQRAGDRVAVDDWAIRDRTPVFALDTAAAPREYWLRIANWPIPVGARLLLLREDELTAWRNGGNLLLGAYFGLALLVVYVGALSARQYADRAFAAYCLYASMATMVQVCFTGIGGLFLWPHSPWWNNAAPFIFSMLSCAAGGLLLREVCSIHRLSPALDRFVLAWVAFGPLWGVAYVAWPSSAGFGVLALYQVACLVLVLTICFWCHRNGERWALRFGLSFLPVLVTAPFPILRNQGLLPASFLTQYALAIGAALEIPLQLWMLSRRAREISEAGIRANAMETQDPLTGLPPRGMLLFRLRDALKRARRDSRRCAMLVINLANHAEILAGHGREAADRALVLAGARLMRVARDVDTVSRIDLAQFAMLMEGPVTSEQAAAMATQVVARGLNPSLKLPGGVTLKFHVTCMLAPDPGLADSDDAESCLMRLSHELARLSPDGRKAIAHLNY; encoded by the coding sequence ATGGGATGGGTGCTGGCAGGCTGCTTCAGCGTGGCCTGGGCCGCGCCCATCGAGGTCGATGCCGCGGCCAGCGAGCTCGACGTGACCGCACAGACCGACTACTGGATCGACCACACCGGCCAGCTCGATGCCGCCACCGTCGCCGTGCTGGCGCCCAGCCTGCCGTTCGAGCCGTCCGCCTCCACCCTGACGCACCGCCTGGGCGATGGCGCCCTGTGGCAGCGCCTGGTGCTGCAGCCCCTGCCGGCTGGGCAGCGTTGGTTCCTGCAGGTGAGCTTCCATGGGCTGGACCAGGTCGGCCTGTTCTACCAGGACGCCGACGGCCATTGGGTCGCCCAGCGCGCGGGCGACCGCGTGGCGGTGGACGACTGGGCGATCCGCGACCGCACGCCGGTGTTCGCGCTGGACACCGCCGCGGCGCCGCGCGAGTACTGGCTGCGCATCGCCAACTGGCCGATCCCGGTCGGGGCCCGACTGCTGCTGCTGCGCGAGGACGAGCTGACCGCCTGGCGCAACGGCGGCAACCTGCTTCTGGGCGCCTATTTCGGCCTGGCCCTGCTGGTGGTCTACGTCGGCGCGCTGAGCGCGCGGCAGTACGCCGACCGCGCCTTTGCAGCGTACTGCCTGTACGCCAGCATGGCCACCATGGTCCAGGTCTGCTTCACCGGCATCGGCGGGCTGTTCCTGTGGCCGCATTCGCCCTGGTGGAACAATGCCGCGCCGTTCATCTTCAGCATGCTGTCGTGCGCCGCCGGGGGGCTGCTGCTGCGCGAGGTCTGCTCCATCCACCGCCTGTCGCCCGCCCTGGACCGCTTCGTGCTGGCCTGGGTCGCGTTCGGCCCGCTGTGGGGCGTGGCCTACGTGGCCTGGCCCAGCAGCGCCGGCTTCGGCGTGCTGGCCCTCTACCAGGTGGCCTGCCTCGTGCTGGTGCTGACGATCTGCTTCTGGTGCCACCGCAACGGCGAGCGCTGGGCCCTGCGCTTCGGCCTGAGTTTTCTGCCCGTGCTGGTGACCGCGCCCTTTCCGATCCTGCGCAACCAGGGGCTGTTGCCGGCGAGCTTTCTCACGCAGTACGCGCTGGCCATCGGCGCGGCGCTGGAGATTCCGCTGCAGCTGTGGATGCTGAGCCGCCGCGCCCGCGAGATCAGCGAGGCCGGCATCCGCGCCAACGCCATGGAAACGCAGGACCCGCTGACCGGGCTGCCGCCGCGCGGCATGCTGCTGTTTCGCCTGCGCGACGCGCTCAAGCGCGCCCGGCGCGACAGCCGCCGCTGCGCCATGCTGGTCATCAACCTCGCCAACCATGCCGAGATCCTGGCGGGCCACGGCCGCGAAGCGGCCGACCGCGCCCTGGTGCTGGCGGGCGCGCGGCTGATGCGCGTGGCGCGCGACGTGGACACGGTCTCGCGCATCGACCTGGCCCAGTTCGCGATGCTGATGGAGGGGCCGGTCACCTCGGAGCAGGCCGCGGCCATGGCCACGCAGGTGGTGGCCCGCGGGCTGAACCCCTCGCTCAAGCTGCCCGGTGGCGTGACGCTGAAGTTCCACGTCACCTGCATGCTGGCCCCCGACCCGGGGCTGGCCGACAGCGACGATGCGGAGTCCTGCCTGATGCGGCTCTCGCACGAGCTGGCCCGCCTGTCGCCCGATGGCCGCAAGGCCATCGCCCACCTGAACTACTGA
- a CDS encoding aldo/keto reductase codes for MQTRQIGPFTVSAIGLGCMNLSHAYGTPPSAEQGERVLLAALDAGVTLFDTAALYGFGANETLVGRVLGPHRSRFTLASKGGMAGVQFDDGIKRVIDGRPETVRRNCEDSLRRLKTDVIDLYYLHRWDKKVPIEDSVGAMSDLVRAGKVRALGLSEVSAATLRRAHAVHPIAAVQTEYSLWTRNPEIAVLEACRELGAAFVAFSPLARAFLTGALTDVVALDAKDIRRPMPRFAPGHYAANLKLLPAYQALAQEAGCTPAQLALAWLLHKAPHIVPIPGTTSLAHLRENLGAADVKLSPEVLAQLEALINQRTVTGARYAAQATVEVDTEEFAQ; via the coding sequence ATGCAGACACGACAAATCGGCCCCTTCACCGTCAGCGCCATCGGCCTGGGCTGCATGAACCTGAGCCATGCCTATGGCACGCCGCCGTCGGCCGAGCAGGGCGAGCGCGTGCTGCTGGCTGCGCTGGACGCGGGCGTGACCCTGTTCGACACGGCGGCCCTCTACGGCTTTGGCGCCAATGAAACGCTGGTGGGCCGGGTGCTCGGCCCGCACCGCAGCCGGTTCACGCTGGCCAGCAAGGGCGGCATGGCGGGCGTGCAGTTCGACGACGGCATCAAGCGCGTGATCGACGGCCGGCCCGAGACCGTGCGCAGGAACTGCGAGGACAGCCTGCGCCGCCTCAAGACCGACGTGATCGACCTCTACTACCTGCATCGCTGGGACAAGAAGGTGCCGATCGAGGACAGCGTGGGCGCCATGAGCGACCTGGTGCGGGCCGGCAAGGTGCGCGCGCTGGGCCTGAGCGAGGTGTCCGCCGCCACCCTGCGCCGCGCCCATGCCGTGCACCCGATCGCGGCGGTGCAGACGGAGTACTCGCTGTGGACGCGCAACCCCGAGATCGCGGTGCTCGAGGCCTGCCGTGAGTTGGGTGCCGCCTTCGTGGCCTTCAGCCCGCTGGCGCGCGCCTTCCTGACCGGCGCGCTGACCGATGTGGTGGCGCTCGATGCCAAGGACATCCGCCGCCCGATGCCGCGCTTCGCGCCTGGCCATTACGCAGCCAACCTCAAGCTGCTGCCCGCCTACCAGGCCCTGGCGCAGGAGGCCGGCTGCACGCCCGCGCAGCTCGCGCTGGCCTGGCTGCTGCACAAGGCGCCGCACATCGTCCCGATTCCCGGCACCACCAGCCTCGCGCACCTGCGCGAGAACCTGGGCGCGGCGGACGTGAAGCTCTCGCCGGAGGTACTGGCGCAACTGGAAGCGCTGATCAACCAGCGCACCGTGACCGGCGCGCGCTACGCGGCGCAGGCCACCGTCGAGGTCGATACCGAGGAATTCGCTCAGTAG
- a CDS encoding Gfo/Idh/MocA family oxidoreductase gives MTIKVALAGAGAFGIKHIDGIKNIEGVEVVSLIGRELDKTKEVAAKYGIGHVTTDLADSLALKEVDAVILCTPTQMHAAQAIQCLKAGKHVQVEIPLADSLKDAEAVVALQKETGLVAMCGHTRRFNPSHQYVHKKIETGEFNIQQMDVQTYFFRRTNMNALGQPRSWTDHLLWHHAAHTVDLFAYQAGSPIVKANAVQGPIHPTLGIAMDMSIQLQAANGAICTLSLSFNNDGPLGTFFRYIGDTATYIARYDDLFNGKEEKIDVSQVDVSMNGIELQDREFFAAIREGREPNSSVAKVLPCYQVLHQLEQQLK, from the coding sequence ATGACCATCAAAGTCGCACTCGCCGGTGCCGGTGCCTTCGGCATCAAGCACATCGACGGCATCAAGAACATCGAGGGCGTGGAAGTCGTCTCGCTGATCGGCCGCGAACTCGACAAAACCAAGGAAGTGGCCGCCAAGTACGGCATCGGCCACGTCACCACCGACTTGGCCGACAGCCTCGCGCTCAAGGAAGTGGACGCCGTCATCCTGTGCACGCCCACGCAGATGCACGCCGCGCAGGCCATCCAGTGCCTGAAGGCCGGCAAGCATGTGCAGGTGGAGATTCCGCTGGCCGACAGCCTGAAGGATGCCGAGGCCGTGGTCGCGCTGCAAAAGGAAACCGGCCTGGTCGCGATGTGCGGCCACACGCGCCGCTTCAACCCCAGCCACCAGTACGTGCACAAGAAGATCGAAACCGGGGAGTTCAACATCCAGCAGATGGATGTGCAGACCTACTTCTTCCGCCGCACCAACATGAACGCGCTGGGCCAGCCGCGCAGCTGGACCGACCACCTGCTGTGGCACCACGCCGCGCACACGGTGGACCTGTTCGCCTACCAGGCCGGCAGCCCGATCGTGAAGGCCAACGCCGTGCAGGGCCCGATCCATCCCACGCTGGGCATCGCCATGGACATGAGCATCCAGCTCCAGGCCGCCAACGGCGCGATCTGCACGCTGAGCCTGTCGTTCAACAATGACGGGCCGCTCGGCACCTTCTTCCGCTACATCGGCGATACGGCGACCTACATCGCGCGCTACGACGACCTGTTCAATGGCAAGGAAGAGAAGATCGACGTGAGCCAGGTGGACGTGTCGATGAACGGCATCGAGCTGCAGGACCGCGAGTTCTTTGCCGCCATCCGCGAAGGCCGCGAGCCCAATTCCAGCGTGGCCAAGGTGCTGCCGTGTTACCAAGTCCTGCACCAATTGGAGCAGCAGCTGAAGTGA
- a CDS encoding class III extradiol dioxygenase subunit beta: MARITASVYTSHVPAIGAAIDLGKTAEPYWQPLFKGYEYSKQWMKDNKPDVVFLVFNDHATAFSLEMIPTFAIGTAADYTPADEGWGPRPVPRVQGHPELASHIAQSVIQQDFDLTIVNKMDVDHGLTVPLSLMCGQPEAWPCPVIPFAVNVVQYPVPSGQRCLNLGKAIRKAIESYDEDLNVHIWGTGGMSHQLQGPRAGLINKEFDNGFLDRLIADPEGQAAVPHIDYVREAGSEGIELVMWLIARGAMGDLAGGPAPQVKHRFYHVPASNTAVGHLILENS; the protein is encoded by the coding sequence ATGGCCCGCATCACCGCCAGCGTCTACACCTCGCACGTGCCCGCCATCGGCGCGGCCATCGACCTGGGCAAGACCGCCGAGCCCTACTGGCAGCCGCTGTTCAAGGGCTACGAGTACTCCAAGCAATGGATGAAGGACAACAAGCCCGACGTGGTCTTCCTGGTCTTCAACGACCACGCCACGGCCTTCAGCCTGGAGATGATTCCCACGTTTGCGATCGGCACCGCGGCCGACTACACGCCGGCCGACGAGGGCTGGGGCCCGCGTCCGGTGCCGCGGGTGCAGGGGCACCCCGAACTGGCCTCGCACATCGCGCAATCGGTGATCCAGCAGGACTTCGACCTCACCATCGTCAACAAGATGGATGTGGACCACGGCCTCACCGTGCCGCTGTCGCTGATGTGCGGCCAGCCCGAGGCCTGGCCCTGCCCGGTGATCCCGTTCGCGGTCAACGTGGTGCAGTACCCCGTGCCTTCGGGCCAGCGCTGCCTGAACCTGGGCAAGGCGATCCGCAAGGCCATCGAAAGCTACGATGAGGACCTGAACGTCCATATCTGGGGCACGGGCGGCATGAGCCACCAGCTGCAGGGCCCGCGCGCCGGCCTGATCAACAAGGAATTCGACAACGGCTTCCTCGACCGCCTGATCGCCGACCCCGAGGGCCAGGCCGCCGTGCCGCACATCGACTACGTGCGCGAGGCCGGCAGCGAAGGCATCGAGCTCGTGATGTGGCTGATCGCGCGCGGCGCCATGGGCGACCTGGCCGGCGGCCCGGCGCCCCAGGTCAAGCACCGCTTCTACCATGTGCCCGCGTCCAACACGGCCGTGGGCCACCTGATACTCGAGAACTCTTAA
- the ligA gene encoding protocatechuate 4,5-dioxygenase subunit alpha has protein sequence MALEKPYLDVPGTTIFDAEQSRKGYWLNQFCMSLMKAENRERFKADERAYLDQWAMTEEQKQAVLARDLNRCIAAGGNIYFLAKIGATDGKSFQQMAASMTGMTQEQYYQMMVAGGRSVEGNRYIGEKK, from the coding sequence ATGGCTTTAGAAAAACCCTACCTGGACGTGCCCGGCACGACCATTTTCGACGCCGAACAAAGCCGCAAGGGCTACTGGCTCAACCAGTTCTGCATGTCGCTCATGAAGGCCGAGAACCGCGAGCGCTTCAAGGCCGACGAGCGCGCCTACCTCGACCAGTGGGCGATGACCGAGGAGCAGAAGCAGGCCGTGCTCGCGCGCGACCTGAACCGCTGCATCGCCGCCGGCGGCAACATCTATTTCCTGGCCAAGATCGGCGCCACCGACGGCAAGAGCTTCCAGCAGATGGCGGCCAGCATGACCGGCATGACCCAGGAGCAGTACTACCAGATGATGGTGGCCGGCGGCCGTTCCGTCGAAGGCAACCGCTACATTGGAGAAAAGAAATGA
- a CDS encoding amidohydrolase family protein, protein MTQANDKPTSGPFEKTAGWLDWYTGPSQPTFKLPAGAVDAHCHVFGPGAEFPYAPERKYTPCDASKEQLYALRDHLGFARNVVVQATCHGADNSAMVDACASSGGKARGIATVKRDVSDAELQRLHDAGVRGVRFNFVKRLVDFTPKEELLEIAGRIAKLGWQVVIYFEARDLPELWDFFTALPTTVVVDHMGTPDVTQPVDGPEFELFVKFMREHGNVWCKVTCPERLSRDGSAALAGQQDPYKDVVPFARRIVDTFPDRVIWGTDWPHPNLKKHMPDDGLLVDFIPRIATTPELQQKLLVTNPMRLYWPEL, encoded by the coding sequence ATGACACAAGCCAACGACAAACCCACCAGCGGGCCGTTCGAGAAAACCGCCGGCTGGCTCGACTGGTACACCGGCCCGAGCCAGCCCACGTTCAAGCTGCCCGCAGGCGCCGTGGACGCGCACTGCCACGTGTTCGGCCCCGGCGCCGAGTTCCCTTACGCGCCCGAGCGCAAGTACACGCCCTGCGACGCCAGCAAGGAGCAGCTCTACGCGCTGCGCGACCACCTGGGCTTCGCGCGCAACGTGGTGGTGCAGGCCACCTGCCACGGCGCCGACAACAGCGCCATGGTGGACGCCTGCGCTTCGTCGGGCGGCAAGGCCCGCGGCATCGCCACCGTCAAGCGCGACGTGAGCGACGCCGAACTGCAGCGCCTGCATGACGCCGGCGTGCGGGGCGTGCGCTTCAACTTCGTCAAGCGCCTGGTGGACTTCACGCCCAAGGAAGAGCTGCTGGAGATCGCCGGCCGCATCGCCAAGCTGGGCTGGCAGGTCGTCATCTACTTCGAGGCGCGCGACCTGCCCGAGCTGTGGGACTTCTTCACCGCGCTGCCCACCACCGTGGTGGTCGACCACATGGGCACGCCCGATGTGACGCAGCCGGTCGACGGCCCCGAGTTTGAGCTGTTCGTGAAGTTCATGCGCGAGCACGGCAACGTGTGGTGCAAGGTGACCTGCCCCGAGCGCCTGTCCAGAGACGGCTCGGCGGCGCTGGCCGGCCAGCAGGACCCGTACAAGGACGTCGTGCCATTCGCCAGGCGCATCGTCGACACCTTCCCCGACCGCGTGATCTGGGGCACCGACTGGCCGCACCCCAACCTCAAGAAGCACATGCCCGATGACGGCCTGCTGGTGGACTTCATCCCGCGCATCGCCACCACGCCCGAGCTGCAGCAGAAGCTGCTGGTGACCAACCCGATGCGCCTCTATTGGCCGGAACTATGA